The following coding sequences are from one Candidatus Zixiibacteriota bacterium window:
- the feoB gene encoding ferrous iron transport protein B, translating into MPAPEITKTREIAICGNPNCGKTTIFNAITGLAQQVGNYPGVTVERIRGQFAHGGRRYVLADIPGTYSLSAFSPDEYIACAALTGSLDASPAPDAIICVLDGTQLERGLYFLLQVLEIGRPTVAAVNMVDIAAKRGLTIDYAALERLTGVPVVPVVGSRGEGIARLVALAAQAADAPPLPPRRRYRAEVENLIERLQATPGNGHRSRAEYLRIVFDADGPAERRFLAAAGGAGRALLERGRSLIRERAGTLAAAETAPLTEAAAELYRQAVRAAASPRPSRSGRIDRFLLHPVLGPIVLVTAMMFVFQSIFSWAEPFMDLIDGLFGRLAAAVESALPAGPLQSLLTDGVIGGVGSVLVFIPQIVILFLFIALLEDSGYMARAAFLVDRMFRWCGLSGKSFIPMLSSFACAVPGILATRTIEDRKLRFITMMVAPLMTCSARLPVYAVMIAAFIPYKTWLGVINLQGLVLTVLYLLGIAVAVAVSFVLQRLVFRAERGTFLMEMPSYKVPTLRSLGIRVIHRARSFVVRAGTVILAITILIWALSYFPRDSRLAESYAERIETAATAAEAQTLANERAGAQLRNSYFARIGHAVEPVFRPLGWDWRITMATLAAFPAREVIIATLGTIFNLGAEVDEESSSLIEKMRQAAWEYGPEAGRPLFTPAVALSIMVFFALCCQCGATLVTIRKETASWRYPLAVFGYMTALSYVTALATYQVFSRVWY; encoded by the coding sequence CGTGAAATCGCCATTTGCGGCAATCCGAATTGCGGCAAGACGACGATCTTCAACGCCATCACCGGTCTCGCCCAGCAGGTGGGCAACTACCCTGGCGTGACGGTCGAGCGGATCCGCGGGCAGTTCGCCCATGGCGGCCGGCGGTACGTGCTGGCCGACATCCCGGGCACCTATTCCCTCTCGGCGTTTTCTCCCGATGAATACATCGCCTGCGCCGCACTCACGGGCAGCCTGGATGCCTCGCCGGCGCCCGATGCGATCATCTGCGTGCTCGACGGGACCCAGCTCGAGCGGGGGCTCTATTTCCTGCTCCAGGTGCTGGAGATCGGCCGTCCGACCGTGGCGGCGGTCAACATGGTGGATATCGCCGCGAAGCGGGGGCTGACGATCGACTACGCCGCGCTGGAGCGGCTGACCGGCGTGCCGGTCGTGCCGGTGGTCGGCAGCCGGGGGGAAGGCATCGCGCGGCTGGTTGCGTTGGCCGCGCAGGCGGCGGACGCCCCGCCGCTCCCGCCGCGGCGGCGCTACCGGGCGGAAGTGGAGAATCTGATCGAGCGCCTGCAGGCGACGCCGGGCAACGGCCACCGGTCGCGCGCCGAGTATTTGCGGATCGTGTTTGATGCCGACGGACCGGCGGAGCGGCGATTCCTGGCCGCCGCCGGCGGCGCGGGTCGGGCGTTGCTCGAGCGCGGGCGCAGTCTGATTCGCGAGCGGGCCGGCACGCTTGCGGCGGCCGAGACCGCACCGCTGACGGAGGCGGCCGCGGAGCTCTACCGCCAGGCGGTGCGGGCCGCCGCCAGCCCTCGGCCCTCGCGCTCGGGGCGGATCGACCGGTTTCTCCTCCACCCCGTCCTCGGACCGATCGTGCTGGTGACGGCGATGATGTTCGTGTTCCAGTCGATCTTCTCCTGGGCGGAGCCGTTCATGGACCTGATCGACGGGCTTTTCGGACGGCTGGCCGCGGCCGTCGAGAGCGCCCTGCCGGCCGGGCCGCTCCAGTCGCTGCTCACCGACGGCGTGATCGGCGGCGTCGGTTCGGTGCTCGTTTTCATCCCCCAGATTGTCATTCTCTTCCTGTTCATCGCTCTGCTTGAGGACAGCGGCTACATGGCGCGGGCGGCCTTCCTGGTGGACCGCATGTTCCGCTGGTGCGGGCTGTCGGGCAAGTCGTTCATCCCCATGCTCTCCTCGTTCGCCTGCGCCGTGCCCGGTATTCTCGCCACCCGCACGATCGAGGACCGCAAACTCCGCTTCATCACAATGATGGTGGCGCCCCTCATGACCTGCTCGGCCCGCCTGCCCGTGTACGCGGTGATGATCGCGGCCTTCATCCCCTACAAGACCTGGCTCGGGGTGATCAACCTTCAGGGCCTGGTGCTCACCGTGCTCTACCTGCTCGGGATCGCGGTCGCCGTCGCGGTCTCGTTCGTCCTCCAGCGGCTCGTGTTCCGGGCCGAGCGCGGGACCTTCCTCATGGAGATGCCGTCGTACAAAGTCCCGACTCTCCGCTCGCTCGGCATCCGCGTAATCCACCGGGCGAGGTCGTTCGTGGTGCGGGCGGGGACGGTGATCCTGGCGATCACGATCCTGATCTGGGCGCTGTCGTATTTCCCGCGCGACTCCCGCCTCGCCGAGAGCTACGCGGAGAGGATCGAGACGGCGGCGACCGCGGCCGAGGCGCAGACGCTGGCGAACGAGCGGGCCGGCGCGCAGCTGCGCAATTCCTACTTCGCCCGCATCGGGCACGCCGTCGAACCGGTGTTCCGGCCGCTCGGGTGGGATTGGCGGATCACGATGGCGACCCTGGCGGCTTTCCCGGCCCGGGAGGTGATCATCGCGACGCTCGGGACGATTTTTAATCTCGGGGCGGAGGTGGACGAGGAGTCGTCCTCGCTCATCGAGAAGATGCGGCAGGCGGCATGGGAGTACGGCCCGGAGGCCGGCCGGCCGCTCTTTACACCGGCCGTGGCGCTGTCGATCATGGTGTTCTTCGCCCTGTGCTGCCAGTGCGGGGCGACGCTCGTGACGATCCGCAAGGAAACCGCTTCGTGGCGGTACCCGCTGGCGGTGTTCGGCTACATGACGGCGCTGTCGTATGTGACGGCGCTGGCGACCTATCAGGTGTTTAGCCGGGTGTGGTACTAA
- the truA gene encoding tRNA pseudouridine(38-40) synthase TruA, translating into MAERNIRLTLEYKGTAYAGWQIQAGQPTVQGELVAAIRKTTGCDVSVHGAGRTDAGVHALGQVANFRIDHRLAPDRYRDALNYYLPADIRIREAAEAPLSFHARRSAKAKRYRYVIAGERSALWREYRWELAGREAAGASPEAAGVLPPADSLAGPGPGDSPAAPAPALRFDLLQQAAALIVGEHDFAPFCVTASRKEDNRCRIDRAHWYRVGPLRVFEIRGNRFLHNMVRSLVGAMVNLAAESPDRHPDNLTLTRFADIIQAPNQQRIVFTAPARGLYLVSVHY; encoded by the coding sequence ATGGCTGAACGCAACATCAGACTCACGCTCGAGTACAAGGGGACCGCGTACGCGGGGTGGCAGATCCAGGCGGGGCAGCCGACCGTGCAGGGGGAACTAGTTGCCGCAATCCGCAAGACAACGGGCTGCGACGTGAGCGTTCACGGCGCGGGGCGGACCGATGCCGGCGTGCACGCGCTCGGCCAGGTCGCCAATTTCCGCATCGACCACCGCCTGGCGCCGGACCGCTACAGGGACGCCCTCAATTACTACCTCCCCGCGGATATCCGCATCCGGGAGGCGGCCGAGGCGCCCCTGTCGTTCCACGCCCGCCGGAGCGCCAAGGCCAAGCGGTACCGCTACGTGATCGCGGGGGAACGCTCGGCGCTGTGGCGGGAGTACCGGTGGGAACTCGCGGGGCGAGAGGCGGCCGGGGCCTCTCCTGAAGCGGCGGGCGTCTTACCGCCGGCCGATAGTCTTGCCGGCCCCGGGCCGGGGGACAGCCCGGCCGCTCCGGCGCCCGCGTTGCGTTTCGATCTCCTGCAGCAGGCGGCGGCGCTCATTGTCGGCGAGCACGATTTCGCCCCGTTCTGCGTGACCGCCTCCCGCAAGGAGGATAACCGGTGCCGGATCGACCGGGCGCACTGGTACCGGGTCGGCCCGCTGCGGGTGTTTGAGATTCGCGGGAACCGGTTCCTGCACAATATGGTACGGAGTCTTGTGGGGGCCATGGTGAACCTCGCCGCCGAGTCCCCCGACCGCCACCCGGACAACTTGACTTTGACCCGGTTTGCCGATATCATACAAGCTCCGAACCAGCAGCGCATCGTGTTCACGGCGCCGGCCCGGGGGCTGTACCTCGTGTCGGTACACTACTGA
- a CDS encoding energy-coupling factor transporter transmembrane protein EcfT, which produces MFHAAPILLGQYRPVDSYLHKLDARAKMLPITVVLVFGLLSDSFMFYAVILVALVAALLGSGVRAGQLVRNFKPIILLVVITAAYHLAFSGGRSEIWWAAGPIRIREEAVRQAGFFSLRLVLFVSIAFLLTLTTAPSELADAIAQLLRPLERIRVPVQDLALILFMAMRFIPVLYDEFQAIKYAQMIRGVRFTGSMINRIRKTVSIIIPVFVAALQRADDLALAIEARGYKGGVKRTIYTRLRFETPEWVFALGASGAVVILWALTR; this is translated from the coding sequence ATGTTTCACGCGGCGCCGATACTTTTGGGGCAATACCGTCCGGTCGATTCCTACCTGCACAAGCTCGACGCCCGGGCCAAGATGCTCCCGATCACCGTGGTCCTCGTATTCGGCCTGCTGTCCGACTCATTCATGTTCTACGCCGTGATCCTCGTGGCGCTGGTCGCGGCGCTGCTCGGCTCGGGGGTGCGGGCGGGGCAGTTGGTGCGGAATTTCAAACCGATCATTCTGCTGGTGGTGATCACCGCGGCCTACCACCTGGCCTTCTCCGGCGGCCGGTCGGAGATCTGGTGGGCGGCCGGGCCGATCCGGATCCGGGAGGAAGCGGTGCGCCAGGCGGGATTCTTCTCGCTGCGGCTGGTGCTTTTTGTGTCGATTGCGTTTCTGTTGACGCTCACGACCGCCCCCTCCGAACTCGCCGACGCTATCGCGCAGCTGCTCCGGCCTCTCGAACGGATCCGCGTGCCGGTGCAGGATCTCGCACTCATCCTGTTCATGGCTATGCGGTTCATCCCGGTCCTCTATGACGAATTTCAGGCCATCAAGTACGCCCAGATGATCCGGGGCGTGCGGTTCACGGGCTCAATGATAAACCGCATCCGCAAGACTGTCAGCATCATCATCCCGGTCTTTGTGGCGGCGCTCCAGCGGGCGGACGACCTGGCGCTCGCCATCGAGGCGCGCGGGTACAAGGGCGGAGTGAAGAGGACGATCTATACACGGTTGCGGTTTGAGACGCCGGAGTGGGTGTTCGCGCTTGGCGCGAGCGGCGCGGTGGTGATCTTGTGGGCGCTGACGAGATGA